In one Micromonospora polyrhachis genomic region, the following are encoded:
- a CDS encoding helix-turn-helix domain-containing protein: protein MESPTERWAELALHPARIRILRAVAGARHTPRELVALLPDIPQATLYRHLAMLVKGGILDVVEERKVRGTVERVYALPAHGATLDPATLASATPEDHARYFTAFVSGLLSDFSRYLARDHIDLAADGAGYQQIVLHLTDAELARFANDLTEVLRPLLANQPDQGRVPRLLATILLPVDQPSTSNDTSEDSPGPTDDPGTTEGNDSWHR, encoded by the coding sequence ATGGAAAGCCCGACAGAGCGCTGGGCCGAACTGGCGCTACATCCGGCCCGGATCCGGATCCTCCGCGCCGTCGCTGGCGCCCGACACACCCCCCGGGAACTTGTCGCACTCTTGCCGGACATCCCACAGGCCACGCTGTACCGGCATCTGGCGATGCTGGTCAAGGGTGGAATCCTCGACGTGGTCGAGGAGCGAAAGGTACGCGGCACGGTCGAACGGGTGTACGCGCTACCCGCGCACGGCGCAACCCTCGATCCGGCGACACTGGCCTCGGCCACCCCGGAGGACCACGCCCGCTACTTCACCGCCTTCGTGTCGGGCCTGCTCTCCGACTTCTCCCGGTATCTCGCCCGGGACCACATCGACCTCGCCGCCGACGGTGCCGGCTACCAGCAGATCGTGTTGCACCTGACCGACGCGGAACTGGCCAGGTTCGCCAACGACCTCACCGAGGTCCTCCGCCCACTGCTGGCCAACCAGCCCGACCAGGGACGGGTACCCCGGCTACTGGCGACCATCCTGCTGCCGGTCGACCAGCCGAGCACCAGCAACGACACCAGCGAGGACAGCCCTGGGCCCACAGACGACCCGGGCACGACGGAAGGAAACGACTCATGGCATCGGTGA
- a CDS encoding neutral zinc metallopeptidase gives MCRGRWWARESPGSIDLVRCDCGGEEDLVGKRMETGSRRMWTLGGLLTVLVVTLACGLSPNGESDGDPGGAPGSSAGSEDGTMTAAEFERDVEGAVEVAEQYWRQRLAEAGQRFEAIRRVVAYQRDGELACAGESVPRNNAVYCPAGDFIAYDVNWAVTAFRRIGDAFLFYLLGHEYAHGVQVRLGIRYEFTIQQELQADCMAGAYIGDSVKAGSLALADGDLDELRNGLLAVGDAPGQPWFAEGAHGTAEQRTASFFAGYERSLAACELK, from the coding sequence ATGTGCCGGGGTAGGTGGTGGGCTCGGGAGTCGCCGGGAAGCATCGACCTCGTTCGGTGTGACTGTGGCGGCGAGGAGGATCTCGTGGGAAAGCGGATGGAGACCGGGTCGCGACGGATGTGGACCCTGGGCGGCCTGCTCACCGTGCTGGTCGTCACCCTGGCTTGCGGGCTGAGCCCGAACGGCGAGTCGGATGGCGACCCGGGCGGTGCGCCGGGCTCATCGGCCGGGTCGGAGGACGGGACGATGACCGCGGCGGAGTTCGAGCGGGACGTCGAGGGGGCCGTCGAGGTCGCCGAGCAGTACTGGCGGCAGCGGCTTGCGGAGGCCGGGCAGCGGTTTGAGGCGATTCGTCGGGTGGTCGCCTACCAGCGGGACGGTGAACTCGCGTGTGCCGGGGAGTCGGTGCCCCGCAACAACGCCGTCTACTGTCCGGCCGGGGACTTCATCGCGTACGACGTCAACTGGGCGGTGACGGCGTTCCGGCGGATCGGGGACGCCTTCCTGTTCTATCTGCTCGGTCACGAGTACGCCCACGGCGTCCAGGTCCGGTTGGGCATCCGGTACGAGTTCACGATCCAGCAGGAGTTGCAGGCCGACTGCATGGCCGGGGCGTACATCGGTGACTCGGTGAAGGCGGGGTCGCTGGCCCTGGCCGATGGCGACCTCGACGAGTTGCGCAACGGGCTGCTCGCGGTGGGCGACGCCCCTGGGCAGCCGTGGTTCGCCGAGGGTGCCCATGGTACGGCGGAACAGCGGACCGCCTCGTTCTTCGCCGGCTACGAACGCTCGCTGGCCGCCTGCGAGCTGAAATGA
- a CDS encoding cytochrome P450, whose protein sequence is MPGPKGLPYVGSALDYEDDPLGWMIRTRTEYGDVVRLDPESIVVHDPRLVHHVLVETNADFILDNSFVGGRRGRQELLDGLPEWMTVRRYLNRGLVRPVLLAHVGRIEQRMRRTVDALAGRDADLFDEAQRMLGAATADYCIGGGDDDVDAVARAVEEVFWASLDVTDSKESRLPIGPRPVARRARALNTNLVETLTDLVRRRRAESRPEQPRDVLDGLLDHPLNLPDREVVGVVRLLIVTSHGPAGAALSWCLLRLAEQPALLRAVRDEIITTPVHPDRLPGEDWPLTSAVLKETLRMHPPNWAMGRTVAVPTLLGPYRLPAGERVLFSPYLIHRDPRHWTDPEIFHPERWLAATRPHSEHAYLPFGAGTRVCPGARLGPVQLAIALATIVRDHSLSFPPLDTVQPATSTLLVPVHAVGRWSRLPGAAAERAATVTAERSGRSPTGP, encoded by the coding sequence GTGCCCGGACCGAAGGGACTGCCCTACGTCGGTTCCGCGCTGGACTACGAGGACGATCCACTGGGCTGGATGATCCGGACCCGGACCGAGTACGGCGACGTGGTGCGGCTCGACCCGGAGAGCATCGTGGTGCACGATCCGCGACTGGTCCACCACGTCCTGGTGGAGACGAACGCCGACTTCATCCTCGACAACTCCTTCGTGGGCGGTCGGCGGGGCCGGCAGGAACTCCTCGACGGGCTACCCGAGTGGATGACCGTCCGCCGCTACCTCAACCGAGGACTCGTCCGGCCAGTGCTGCTCGCCCACGTCGGGCGGATCGAGCAGCGGATGAGGCGCACCGTGGACGCGCTCGCGGGCCGAGACGCGGACCTCTTCGACGAGGCCCAGCGGATGCTCGGCGCGGCCACCGCCGACTACTGCATCGGCGGCGGGGACGACGACGTGGACGCAGTGGCGCGGGCCGTCGAGGAGGTGTTCTGGGCCTCGCTCGACGTCACCGACAGCAAGGAGTCCCGCCTTCCGATCGGCCCCCGGCCGGTGGCCCGGCGGGCACGAGCGCTCAACACCAACCTGGTGGAGACACTGACCGACCTGGTCCGCCGCCGCCGGGCCGAGTCCCGCCCGGAGCAGCCCCGGGACGTACTCGACGGCCTGCTGGACCATCCGCTGAACCTGCCGGACCGGGAGGTCGTCGGCGTGGTCCGGCTGCTGATCGTCACCTCGCACGGGCCGGCCGGCGCCGCCCTGTCTTGGTGCCTGCTGCGCCTCGCCGAGCAACCGGCCCTGCTGCGCGCGGTCCGGGACGAGATCATCACCACTCCGGTCCACCCGGACCGGCTGCCCGGGGAGGACTGGCCGTTGACCTCCGCCGTGCTCAAGGAGACGTTGCGGATGCACCCGCCGAACTGGGCGATGGGTCGTACGGTGGCCGTACCCACCTTGCTCGGACCGTACCGGCTGCCGGCGGGTGAACGGGTGCTCTTCAGCCCCTACCTGATCCACCGCGATCCCCGCCACTGGACCGATCCGGAGATTTTCCACCCCGAGCGGTGGCTGGCCGCGACCCGGCCGCACAGCGAGCACGCGTACCTGCCGTTCGGGGCCGGCACCCGGGTCTGCCCGGGAGCCCGGCTCGGCCCGGTGCAACTGGCCATCGCGTTGGCGACGATCGTCCGTGATCACTCGCTGTCCTTTCCTCCGCTGGACACCGTCCAGCCAGCAACCAGCACGCTGCTGGTACCGGTGCACGCGGTGGGCCGGTGGAGCCGGTTGCCCGGTGCCGCTGCGGAGCGGGCGGCGACGGTGACCGCCGAACGGTCCGGGCGGAGCCCCACCGGCCCCTGA
- a CDS encoding HAD family hydrolase encodes MLFDMDGTLIDSERIWEVALRELAASYGGRLSQDARLAMIGSSMANSMAILHEDLGQPWRDPTVGAAWLEQRVAELFVDELRWRPGALALLEAVCAARIPTALVTSTTRPLVEVALDTLGRDRFDIVVCGDEVSAPKPDPAPYLTAAQLLNVPIERCVAIEDSPAGVASGLAAGAAVLAVPGDVPLDVADGVHLVESLANADLALLGRLLTPLDLRP; translated from the coding sequence GTGCTCTTCGACATGGACGGCACGCTCATCGACAGCGAGCGGATCTGGGAAGTCGCGCTGCGGGAACTGGCGGCCAGCTACGGCGGTCGGCTGTCGCAGGACGCACGGCTGGCCATGATCGGTAGCAGCATGGCCAATTCCATGGCCATCCTGCACGAGGACCTCGGACAGCCCTGGCGGGACCCGACGGTAGGCGCTGCCTGGCTGGAGCAGCGCGTCGCCGAGCTCTTCGTCGACGAACTGCGGTGGCGGCCCGGTGCCCTCGCCCTGCTCGAAGCGGTATGCGCGGCGCGGATTCCCACCGCGCTGGTCACCTCGACCACCCGGCCGCTGGTCGAGGTGGCACTGGACACGCTCGGCCGGGACCGGTTCGACATCGTGGTCTGCGGTGACGAGGTGTCCGCCCCCAAACCGGATCCCGCGCCCTACCTGACCGCCGCACAGCTGTTGAACGTGCCGATCGAGCGGTGCGTGGCGATCGAGGACTCGCCGGCAGGGGTGGCCAGTGGGCTGGCCGCCGGGGCAGCGGTGCTGGCGGTACCCGGTGACGTGCCCCTCGACGTCGCCGACGGCGTACACCTGGTGGAGAGCCTGGCCAACGCGGACCTGGCATTGCTGGGTCGGCTGCTGACCCCGCTGGACCTGCGGCCCTGA
- a CDS encoding ABC transporter permease codes for MLRATLRSLLARKLRLMLSALAVVLGVMFVSGAFVLTDTLGRSFDSVFADAYAETDVEVSAKSKVATSEFEGEQVATTFPAATLERIRAVPGVEQATGLAAADGARVMGQNGKVLTSFGPPQLGSNWTGESDLVRLREGRGPTADDEIVVNATVAKAANLAVGDRVAVWTLEPKREFTLVGIFGYSGDRESLGGVQEVAFTERVAQQLMLGETGVYSTVSVRAADGVKPAALRDAISAALGDGYVVKTGEQLSKDASAGLKEGLAFFNNILLGFAGVALFVGIFLILNTFSIIIAQRTRELALMRAMGASRRQMIGSVLVEAVAIGLIASVLGLGAGIGVGALLAFVFGQISGGLALAGLGVPASAVVSAFVVGLLVTVVAALLPALRASRIPPIAAMQDAATPDRPLTKITVVGAVVGAVGGTLLALGLAGRAGDNTLWTILGGVLVSFVGVALLTPLISKPVVSLLGRLFAWSVPGKLGRLNSGRNPRRTAITAAALMVGIALVTGVSVILSSAKSSLTTLAEDTIHAELVISGVQTGPRMPSFDPTVLDRAAQVPGVASVAGLYADMALVGGERTYVSATSNVPALRDIFQAAPTAGSIDALGPNQLLVDSATAAKRGLTVGATVPVQLSRGEARTYTLTGIYVESELFSGFVLPAGAAQDFGLPMPTQAYLQLAPGASVDQVLPQVEALLADSPEVSVADRGAFIEQQTSMFDQLLLMIQVLLALAILIAVLGIINTLALSVLERTRELGLLRAIGLRRGQTMRMVTVESVVISVFGALLGVTVGTGLGAAVVRALREDGITDLVLPWSQMGLYVGLAAVIGVVAAVLPAIRAARINVLGAIAHD; via the coding sequence ATGCTGCGCGCGACCCTCCGGAGCCTGCTGGCCCGCAAGCTGCGACTGATGCTGTCCGCCCTGGCCGTGGTGCTGGGCGTCATGTTCGTCTCGGGCGCGTTCGTACTCACCGACACCCTCGGCCGTTCCTTCGACTCGGTCTTCGCCGACGCGTACGCCGAGACCGACGTCGAGGTCAGCGCCAAGTCGAAGGTCGCCACCAGTGAGTTCGAGGGCGAGCAGGTGGCCACCACCTTCCCCGCCGCGACGCTGGAGCGGATCCGCGCGGTGCCCGGCGTCGAGCAGGCCACCGGGCTGGCCGCCGCCGACGGGGCCCGGGTGATGGGACAGAACGGCAAGGTGCTGACCTCGTTCGGGCCACCGCAGTTGGGCAGTAACTGGACCGGCGAGAGCGACCTGGTGCGGCTGCGCGAGGGCCGGGGGCCGACCGCCGACGACGAGATCGTGGTCAACGCCACCGTCGCCAAGGCCGCCAACCTGGCCGTCGGGGACCGGGTGGCGGTGTGGACCCTCGAGCCCAAGCGCGAGTTCACCCTGGTCGGGATCTTCGGTTACAGCGGTGACCGGGAGAGCCTGGGCGGGGTGCAGGAGGTGGCGTTCACCGAACGCGTCGCCCAGCAGTTGATGCTCGGCGAGACCGGCGTCTACAGCACGGTCAGCGTGCGTGCTGCCGACGGGGTGAAGCCGGCGGCGCTGCGGGACGCCATCTCCGCCGCGCTCGGCGACGGGTACGTGGTGAAGACCGGTGAGCAGCTCTCCAAGGACGCTTCGGCCGGGCTCAAGGAGGGCTTGGCCTTCTTCAACAACATCCTGCTCGGCTTCGCCGGGGTGGCGCTGTTCGTCGGGATCTTCCTGATCCTCAACACCTTCTCGATCATCATCGCCCAGCGCACCCGGGAACTGGCCCTGATGCGGGCCATGGGAGCCAGTCGCCGACAGATGATCGGCTCGGTGCTGGTGGAGGCCGTCGCCATCGGCCTCATCGCCTCGGTGCTCGGCCTGGGGGCCGGCATCGGTGTCGGCGCGCTGCTGGCCTTCGTCTTCGGGCAGATCTCCGGTGGGCTGGCCCTGGCCGGGCTGGGCGTTCCAGCGAGTGCCGTGGTGAGCGCCTTCGTGGTGGGCCTGTTGGTGACCGTGGTCGCGGCGCTCCTGCCGGCCCTGCGGGCCTCGCGGATCCCTCCCATCGCCGCGATGCAGGACGCCGCGACCCCGGACCGGCCCCTGACGAAGATCACCGTCGTTGGCGCGGTGGTGGGGGCTGTCGGTGGGACACTGCTGGCTCTGGGCCTGGCCGGTAGGGCCGGTGACAACACCCTCTGGACCATCCTCGGCGGGGTGCTGGTCTCGTTCGTCGGGGTGGCCCTGCTGACCCCGCTGATCAGCAAGCCGGTGGTGTCGCTGCTCGGCCGACTCTTCGCCTGGTCGGTGCCGGGCAAGCTGGGCCGGCTCAACTCCGGCCGTAATCCCCGCCGGACGGCGATCACCGCCGCCGCGCTGATGGTCGGTATCGCCCTGGTCACCGGCGTCAGCGTCATCCTGTCCTCGGCCAAGAGCAGCCTGACCACACTGGCCGAGGACACCATCCACGCGGAACTGGTCATCTCCGGTGTGCAGACCGGACCCCGGATGCCGAGCTTCGACCCGACGGTGCTGGACCGGGCCGCCCAGGTGCCCGGGGTCGCCTCGGTCGCCGGCCTGTACGCCGACATGGCGCTGGTGGGCGGCGAGCGGACGTACGTCAGCGCGACCAGCAACGTGCCGGCGCTGCGGGACATCTTCCAGGCCGCCCCCACCGCCGGCAGTATCGACGCCCTCGGCCCGAACCAGCTCCTGGTCGACTCGGCTACGGCGGCGAAGCGCGGCCTCACGGTCGGTGCCACCGTGCCGGTGCAGCTGTCCCGGGGTGAGGCCCGGACGTACACACTGACCGGGATCTACGTCGAGTCCGAGTTGTTCAGCGGATTCGTGCTGCCGGCCGGGGCGGCACAGGACTTCGGGCTACCGATGCCCACCCAGGCCTATCTGCAACTGGCCCCGGGCGCCTCGGTGGATCAGGTGCTGCCGCAGGTCGAGGCGCTGCTCGCGGACAGCCCGGAAGTGTCGGTCGCCGACCGGGGCGCGTTCATCGAGCAGCAGACCAGCATGTTCGACCAACTCCTGTTGATGATCCAGGTGCTGTTGGCGCTGGCCATCCTGATCGCCGTACTCGGGATCATCAACACCCTGGCCCTGTCGGTGCTGGAGCGGACCCGCGAGTTGGGCCTGCTACGGGCCATCGGGCTACGCCGGGGTCAGACGATGCGCATGGTCACCGTCGAGTCCGTGGTGATCTCGGTCTTCGGGGCACTGCTCGGCGTGACTGTCGGTACCGGTCTCGGCGCGGCGGTGGTCCGCGCGCTGCGCGAGGACGGCATCACCGACCTGGTGCTCCCCTGGTCACAGATGGGGCTCTACGTGGGACTGGCAGCCGTCATCGGAGTGGTCGCCGCGGTGCTGCCGGCGATCCGCGCCGCCCGGATCAACGTCCTCGGCGCGATCGCCCACGACTAG
- a CDS encoding ABC transporter ATP-binding protein, which produces MTATVARDAQVAARASDVWKVYGSGEAQVMALRGVSAEFERGRFTAIMGPSGSGKSTLMHCLAGLDSVTRGETWIGDTRITGLGDAGLTNLRRDKIGFIFQQFNLLPTLTAKENILLPLSIAGRKPDSAWYDTVIKTVGLADRLGHRPTQLSGGQQQRVACARALVSQPEVIFADEPTGNLDSRSGAEVLGFLRNSVREHGQTIIMVTHDPVAASYADRVVFLADGQIVSELVEPTPDTVLDTMKKLDALTEAVS; this is translated from the coding sequence GTGACCGCTACGGTAGCCCGCGACGCGCAGGTGGCGGCCCGCGCCAGCGATGTGTGGAAGGTGTACGGCTCGGGCGAGGCCCAGGTGATGGCGCTGCGCGGTGTCAGCGCGGAGTTCGAACGTGGACGCTTCACCGCGATCATGGGGCCCTCCGGTTCGGGTAAGTCGACGTTGATGCACTGCCTCGCCGGGCTGGACTCGGTCACCCGGGGCGAGACGTGGATCGGCGACACCCGGATCACCGGGCTCGGCGACGCCGGCCTGACCAACCTGCGCCGCGACAAGATCGGCTTCATCTTCCAGCAGTTCAACCTGCTGCCCACGCTGACGGCCAAGGAGAACATCCTGCTGCCCCTGTCGATCGCCGGCCGTAAACCCGACTCGGCCTGGTACGACACCGTGATCAAAACGGTCGGGCTGGCTGACCGACTCGGCCACCGGCCCACCCAGCTCTCCGGCGGTCAGCAGCAGCGGGTGGCGTGTGCCCGGGCCCTGGTCTCCCAGCCTGAGGTGATCTTCGCCGACGAGCCGACCGGTAACCTCGACTCCCGCTCGGGTGCCGAGGTCCTCGGTTTCCTGCGCAACTCGGTACGTGAACACGGCCAGACCATCATCATGGTCACCCACGATCCGGTGGCCGCCTCGTACGCCGACCGGGTGGTGTTCCTCGCCGACGGTCAGATCGTCTCCGAGCTGGTCGAGCCGACCCCGGACACGGTGCTGGACACGATGAAGAAGCTGGACGCGCTGACCGAGGCGGTCAGCTGA
- a CDS encoding response regulator: MTEGGVPARPVRILLVDDQPLLRTGFRMVLGAEDDLDIVGEAGDGVDAVDLARRLLPDVVLMDIRMPRMDGVAATRAIVDARLPVRVLILTTFDLDEYVVGALRAGASGFLAKDVPAEDLVMAIRTVAAGDAVVAPRILKRLLDRFAETLPDPSATPPRALEALTEREREVLVQVARGLSNAEIARTLSVSETTIKTHVGHVLTKLGLRDRVQAVVLAYESGLVRPGA, encoded by the coding sequence ATGACCGAGGGCGGCGTACCGGCACGACCGGTGAGGATCCTGCTCGTAGACGACCAGCCGCTACTGCGTACCGGGTTCCGGATGGTGCTGGGCGCGGAGGACGACCTGGACATCGTGGGTGAGGCCGGGGACGGTGTCGACGCCGTCGACCTGGCCCGGCGGTTGCTCCCCGACGTGGTGCTGATGGACATCCGGATGCCTCGGATGGACGGGGTGGCGGCCACCCGGGCGATCGTCGACGCCCGGCTGCCGGTACGGGTGCTGATCCTGACCACGTTCGACCTCGACGAGTACGTGGTGGGTGCGCTCCGGGCCGGGGCGAGTGGGTTCCTGGCCAAGGACGTGCCGGCCGAGGATCTGGTGATGGCGATCCGGACCGTGGCGGCCGGCGACGCGGTGGTCGCCCCGCGCATACTCAAACGACTGCTGGACCGGTTCGCCGAGACCCTGCCCGACCCGTCGGCCACCCCGCCGAGGGCACTGGAGGCGTTGACCGAACGGGAGCGGGAGGTGTTGGTGCAGGTCGCTCGGGGACTGTCCAACGCGGAGATCGCCCGGACCCTGTCGGTGAGTGAGACCACGATCAAGACGCACGTGGGGCACGTCCTGACCAAGCTCGGCCTACGGGACCGGGTGCAGGCCGTGGTGCTGGCCTACGAGTCCGGTCTGGTACGCCCCGGCGCCTAA
- a CDS encoding sensor histidine kinase: protein MMERVAGWARNRPLLADSLLATLLAVVPIALVLPLPRELWPDPLLPQLGWSLLAAAPVALRRVAPWVAVGGLVASLIAPAVLDEVPVSQALAFIVLTYSMAAQHPMRSAILATVLLWAPVSVLNVLNPTMDNSLDVGPAYLVLNNLLTALVSFFVGRTVNARRASDQVLRERARVAEENQRSLAEQAVADERRRIARELHDVVAHHVSVMGVLATGARRVLNRDPATADEALGTIEDTSRTTLREMRRLLDVLRTDTEPAADLAPQPGLAGIEALVEQVREAGLPVSLRVDGVPGPLDPGVALTIFRIVQEALTNALKHAGTATADVRLSFGVYWLIVEVFDTGRGPGPNPGRTGHGLVGMRERVALYGGTLRTGPRPGGGFRVYAKIPMEQLGAPSSEGTA from the coding sequence ATGATGGAGCGCGTCGCGGGCTGGGCACGGAATCGGCCGTTGCTGGCCGACAGCCTGCTCGCCACCCTGCTGGCGGTGGTGCCGATCGCGCTGGTCCTGCCCCTGCCGCGCGAGCTGTGGCCGGATCCGTTGCTGCCGCAACTGGGCTGGAGCCTCCTCGCCGCCGCGCCGGTGGCGTTACGCCGGGTCGCTCCCTGGGTCGCCGTGGGTGGCCTGGTGGCGTCCCTCATCGCGCCGGCGGTGCTCGACGAGGTCCCGGTCTCCCAGGCGCTCGCCTTCATCGTGCTGACCTATTCGATGGCCGCGCAGCACCCGATGCGATCCGCCATCCTCGCCACCGTCCTCCTGTGGGCACCGGTGAGCGTACTCAACGTCCTGAATCCGACCATGGACAACTCGTTGGACGTGGGGCCCGCCTATCTGGTCCTGAACAATCTGCTGACCGCGCTGGTCTCCTTCTTCGTCGGCCGTACGGTGAACGCCCGGCGCGCCTCCGATCAGGTGTTGCGGGAGCGCGCCCGCGTCGCGGAGGAGAATCAGCGATCCCTGGCCGAGCAGGCGGTGGCCGACGAACGCCGGCGGATCGCCCGCGAGCTGCACGATGTGGTCGCCCACCACGTGAGCGTGATGGGTGTGCTGGCCACCGGCGCGCGCCGGGTGTTGAACCGCGACCCGGCGACCGCCGACGAGGCGTTGGGCACCATCGAGGACACCAGTCGCACCACGCTGCGGGAGATGCGTCGCCTGCTCGACGTGTTACGCACCGACACCGAACCCGCCGCCGACCTGGCTCCCCAGCCGGGGCTGGCCGGTATCGAGGCGCTGGTCGAACAGGTACGCGAGGCGGGCCTGCCGGTGTCGCTGCGGGTCGACGGCGTGCCCGGGCCGCTGGATCCCGGCGTGGCGCTGACCATCTTCCGGATCGTGCAGGAGGCGTTGACCAACGCACTCAAACACGCCGGTACCGCCACTGCCGACGTCCGGCTCAGCTTCGGGGTCTACTGGCTGATCGTGGAGGTCTTCGACACCGGCCGGGGGCCGGGGCCGAACCCGGGACGGACCGGACATGGCCTGGTCGGCATGCGGGAGCGGGTCGCCCTCTACGGTGGGACCCTGCGTACCGGACCACGGCCCGGTGGGGGGTTCCGGGTCTACGCGAAGATTCCGATGGAGCAGTTGGGCGCACCGAGTAGCGAGGGGACGGCATGA
- a CDS encoding RecB family exonuclease, whose protein sequence is MTAEMVTTQADGQEQATTQPAAGPSLSPSRAADFKTCPLLYRFRSIDRLPERTTAEQARGTLVHAVLERLFDLPAQGRTPAAAADLIAPEWARLVAEEPELAELFADADGAAGFLDSARGLLDGYFTIEDPQRLEPAERESLISATVDDQLLIRGYLDRLDVSPDGALRVVDYKTGGAPREAFEARALFQLKFYALVLWRTRGVVPRVLRLLYLKDAEICDYSPDADELARFERTVVALWRAIEQATANRDFRPKPSRLCDWCSHQAHCPTFGGTPPPFPERPVPSEDRRVAPPSRLVSRTDD, encoded by the coding sequence ATGACGGCGGAGATGGTGACGACGCAGGCGGACGGGCAGGAACAGGCGACAACGCAACCAGCGGCGGGCCCTTCGCTCTCCCCGTCGCGGGCGGCGGACTTCAAGACCTGTCCGCTGCTCTACCGCTTCCGAAGCATCGACCGGTTGCCGGAGCGCACGACTGCGGAGCAGGCCCGGGGCACGCTGGTGCACGCCGTACTGGAACGGCTGTTCGACCTGCCCGCGCAGGGGCGGACACCGGCCGCGGCAGCCGACCTGATCGCCCCGGAGTGGGCTCGCTTGGTCGCCGAGGAGCCGGAGCTGGCCGAGTTGTTCGCCGATGCCGACGGCGCCGCCGGGTTCCTGGACTCGGCCCGTGGACTTCTCGACGGCTACTTCACGATCGAGGACCCGCAGCGGCTCGAGCCGGCCGAACGGGAGAGTCTGATCTCCGCCACCGTGGACGACCAGTTACTCATCCGCGGCTACCTCGACCGGCTCGACGTCTCCCCCGACGGGGCGCTGCGGGTGGTCGACTACAAGACCGGCGGCGCGCCTCGGGAGGCGTTCGAGGCGCGGGCCCTGTTCCAGCTCAAGTTCTACGCCCTGGTGTTGTGGCGCACCCGGGGTGTCGTCCCCCGGGTGTTGCGGCTGCTCTACCTCAAGGACGCCGAGATCTGCGACTACAGCCCGGACGCCGACGAGTTGGCCCGCTTCGAACGAACCGTCGTGGCCCTGTGGCGAGCCATCGAGCAGGCCACCGCCAATCGGGACTTCCGTCCCAAACCAAGCCGCCTCTGCGACTGGTGCAGCCACCAGGCCCACTGCCCCACCTTCGGGGGCACGCCGCCGCCGTTCCCCGAGCGTCCGGTGCCCAGTGAGGATCGGCGGGTGGCCCCACCGTCGCGACTGGTGTCCCGTACGGACGACTGA
- a CDS encoding site-2 protease family protein gives MQDKPQPRRRPGLTIGRVFGVPVHVNLSMVLLAVLVTVMYGEFVRRQLELSQLTGYAIGFGFVVCLLGSVLLHELGHALTARHYGIGVRGITLELLGGYTEMDRDAPSPRVDLLVSLAGPAVSAVLGVAAVAATLALPDGTLVNQLAFQLAVSNVIVAVFNILPGLPLDGGRALRAAVWAVSRDRHLGTEVAGWVGRAVAVGTLLLVALLTWVGVLAPLGLALMLLVAFTLWQGAGQSIRVARISRRFPLIDLTRLARPVFLVATGTPLAEAQRRGTEAGQPDATLGIADSTGRLVALVDRVAAAAVPADRRPWVTVDTVARALDRVPRLLVGLTGEEVIREVQTHPGAQYLVVSGEDVVGVLHVADLAQLLEPKRKMGT, from the coding sequence GTGCAGGACAAGCCACAACCACGTCGCCGCCCCGGGCTCACCATCGGGCGGGTGTTCGGGGTGCCGGTCCACGTCAACCTCTCCATGGTGTTGCTCGCCGTCCTGGTGACCGTGATGTACGGCGAATTCGTCCGCCGCCAGCTTGAGCTGTCCCAGTTGACCGGTTACGCGATCGGGTTCGGTTTCGTGGTCTGCCTGCTCGGTTCGGTGCTGTTGCACGAGTTGGGGCACGCGTTGACCGCACGGCACTACGGGATCGGGGTCCGGGGCATCACCCTGGAGTTGCTCGGTGGATACACCGAGATGGACCGGGACGCCCCCAGTCCCCGGGTCGATCTGCTGGTGTCGCTGGCGGGTCCGGCCGTGTCCGCCGTGCTCGGGGTCGCGGCGGTGGCGGCCACCCTCGCCCTGCCCGACGGGACTCTGGTCAACCAGCTCGCCTTCCAGTTGGCGGTGAGCAACGTCATCGTCGCGGTTTTCAACATCCTTCCCGGCCTGCCACTGGACGGTGGCCGGGCGCTGCGTGCCGCGGTGTGGGCGGTCAGCCGGGACCGGCACCTGGGTACGGAGGTGGCCGGCTGGGTGGGGCGAGCGGTGGCGGTCGGGACTCTGCTGCTGGTCGCCCTACTGACCTGGGTGGGGGTGCTCGCCCCGTTGGGCCTGGCCCTGATGTTGCTGGTCGCCTTCACCCTGTGGCAGGGCGCCGGGCAGTCGATCCGGGTGGCCCGGATCAGCCGGCGATTTCCGCTCATCGACCTGACCCGACTGGCCCGGCCGGTCTTTCTGGTGGCGACCGGGACCCCACTGGCCGAGGCCCAGCGCCGAGGCACCGAGGCCGGGCAGCCCGATGCCACGCTGGGCATCGCCGACTCGACCGGCCGGCTGGTGGCCCTGGTCGACCGGGTGGCCGCAGCCGCCGTACCGGCCGATCGGCGGCCCTGGGTCACGGTCGACACGGTGGCTCGCGCCCTGGATCGGGTGCCCCGGCTTCTCGTCGGTCTCACCGGCGAAGAGGTGATCCGGGAGGTGCAGACCCACCCGGGCGCGCAGTACCTGGTGGTGTCAGGCGAAGATGTCGTCGGCGTTTTGCATGTCGCCGATCTGGCGCAGCTTCTGGAACCGAAACGAAAGATGGGTACGTGA